One part of the Kryptolebias marmoratus isolate JLee-2015 linkage group LG13, ASM164957v2, whole genome shotgun sequence genome encodes these proteins:
- the orai2 gene encoding protein orai-2 yields the protein MSSDLNVPMGSPVPGVSEQPLDNGDYRDWVRRSYLELVSSNHHSVQALSWRKLYLSRAKLKASSRTSALLSGFAMVAMVEVQLEVKYSYPRELLIAFSVCTTVLVAVHLFALLISTCILPNVEAVSNIHNLNSVSESPHERMHHYIELAWGFSTALGILLFLAEVVLLCWVKFLPVDSDELKKAALCTTTTASPEVPKNSGWQAALASTIIMVPVGVIFVMFTIHFYRSLVRHKTERHHQEIEELHKIKVQLDGHERGLQNV from the exons ATGAGCAGTGACCTGAACGTGCCGATGGGCTCCCCAGTCCCAGGGGTCTCAGAGCAACCTCTGGACAACGGGGACTACAGGGACTGGGTCCGGCGCAGCTACCTGGAGCTGGTCAGCTCCAACCACCATTCAGTGCAGGCCCTGTCCTGGAGGAAACTCTACCTGAGTCGTGCCAAACTGAAGGCCTCCAGCAGGACCTCTGCGCTGCTCTCCGGTTTTGCAATG GTGGCCATGGTGGAGGTCCAGTTGGAGGTGAAGTACAGTTACCCCCGAGAGCTCCTCATTGCCTTCAGTGTGTGCACCACCGTGCTGGTGGCGGTGCACCTCTTCGCTCTGCTGATCAGCACCTGCATCCTGCCCAACGTTGAAGCTGTCAGCAACATCCACAACCTGAACTCGGTCAGCGAATCGCCTCACGAGCGCATGCACCACTACATCGAGCTGGCGTGGGGCTTCTCCACAGCCCTGGGCATCCTGCTGTTTCTGGCGGAGGTGGTGCTCCTCTGCTGGGTCAAGTTCCTGCCCGTGGACTCGGACGAGCTGAAAAAGGCGGCCCTCTGCACCACCACGACGGCGAGCCCCGAGGTGCCCAAAAACAGCGGCTGGCAGGCCGCGCTGGCCTCCACCATCATCATGGTGCCCGTGGGGGTGATTTTTGTGATGTTCACCATACACTTCTATCGCTCTCTGGTGCGCCACAAGACTGAGCGCCACCACCAGGAGATCGAGGAACTGCACAAGATAAAGGTGCAGCTAGACGGCCATGAGAGAGGCCTccaaaatgtgtga